A window of Streptomyces sp. N50 contains these coding sequences:
- a CDS encoding glycoside hydrolase family 64 protein — protein MIALATPLTADAAVPATIPLKITNNSGRGDAVYIYDLGTNLTTGQQGWADANGTFHAWPAGGNPPTPAPDASIAGPASGQSTTIRIPKFSGRLYFSYGQKLVFKLTTGGLVQPAVQNPTDPNRNILFNWSEYTLNDSGLWINSTQVDMFSAPYAVGVQRSDGSTASTGHLKSGGYTGFFNALRGQPGGWANLIQTRSDGTVLRALSPTYGIETGALPSTVMDDYINRVWSKYSSSTLTVTPFADQPNTKYYGRVSGNVMNFTNSSGAVVTTFQKPDAASIFGCYKYLDAPNDLVRGPISRTLCAGFNRSTLLVNPNQPDTTTANFYVDTVTNQYARKIHAQMADGKAYAFAFDDVGAQESLVNDGNPQQAYLTLDPLS, from the coding sequence ATGATCGCGCTGGCCACACCGTTGACGGCGGACGCCGCGGTGCCCGCCACGATCCCGCTGAAGATCACCAACAACTCGGGCCGCGGCGACGCGGTCTACATCTACGACCTGGGCACCAACCTGACCACCGGCCAGCAGGGCTGGGCCGACGCCAACGGCACGTTCCACGCGTGGCCGGCCGGGGGCAACCCGCCCACTCCGGCGCCGGACGCGTCGATCGCGGGTCCCGCGTCGGGGCAGTCCACGACCATCCGGATCCCCAAGTTCTCGGGCCGCCTCTACTTCTCGTACGGCCAGAAGCTGGTGTTCAAGCTGACCACCGGCGGTCTGGTGCAGCCGGCCGTGCAGAACCCGACCGACCCGAACCGCAACATCCTCTTCAACTGGTCCGAGTACACGCTCAACGACTCCGGACTGTGGATCAACAGCACCCAGGTGGACATGTTCTCCGCGCCGTACGCGGTCGGGGTGCAGCGGTCCGACGGGTCCACGGCGTCCACCGGGCATCTCAAGTCGGGTGGCTACACCGGGTTCTTCAACGCGCTGCGCGGACAGCCGGGCGGCTGGGCCAACCTGATCCAGACGCGGTCCGACGGCACGGTTCTGCGAGCGCTCTCACCGACGTACGGGATCGAGACGGGCGCCCTGCCGAGCACGGTGATGGACGACTACATCAACCGTGTCTGGTCGAAGTACTCGTCGTCGACGCTGACCGTGACGCCGTTCGCCGACCAGCCGAACACGAAGTACTACGGCCGGGTGTCGGGCAACGTCATGAACTTCACCAACAGCTCCGGGGCGGTCGTCACGACGTTCCAGAAGCCGGACGCGGCCAGCATCTTCGGCTGCTACAAGTACCTCGACGCCCCCAACGACCTGGTGCGCGGCCCGATTTCGCGCACGCTGTGCGCGGGCTTCAACCGGTCCACGCTGCTGGTCAACCCCAACCAGCCGGACACCACCACGGCGAACTTCTACGTGGACACGGTGACCAACCAGTACGCGCGCAAGATCCACGCGCAGATGGCCGACGGCAAGGCGTACGCGTTCGCGTTCGACGACGTCGGCGCCCAGGAGTCCCTGGTGAACGACGGGAACCCGCAGCAGGCTTACCTGACGCTGGACCCGCTGAGCTGA